The segment ACTCGTCGGAAATGAGGGTTTCAAGGCCCTCGGCATATTCGGTCTTGCCGAGGAACTACATCGCATATCTGGCAAACAAGTTGACGTATACGAGCTTTCGGAGCTAGACTCCGGCTCCTTCCGCGATACCGTACTCAGAGAAGCGGTCGCCTTATGAGAGATGATGAATTTCGGCTGCAGCGTATCAGCGAAATCGGTGACCAGCTCTCATTATTCGCCCTTCGATAAAAGGATAGCCCTATCCCTCGGCAAGGGCAGCGTAGTTCACGTCGAACATCCACTGATTGAACCAACGCATCACGCTCGTGCTGTCGTTCCTGAAGGTATTGTCCCCAAAGACGTAGTCGTAGAGCTCCCACTCAGCCAATTTGAGGGTATCTTTCTCTCCCTTTGTGGTGCAGGGCGAGAGGTACGTCATGGCGCAAAACTCATCGAGTACGTCCCACTGCGACAAGAGCTTGTCGCTGCCTTCCTGGAAGTACTTGACGAGCCGGTAAGCCTCGCCGTATACGTCCTGCATCTGCTGTTTGAAGGAGCGCTGCGCCCAAAGCTCGAGTTCATCTTCTCGCCCATGATATTCGGAAGCTTGGGACATGAACTCATCTAGCGTCATAGCACGACCCACGCTTTCAGCACGTTGTCAACCTTTTGAATCAGATCTTGATCGGCAATAACACGTGGTGTCTCGCCCCATGATCCAATTTCCATATTTGGCTTTACGTTCAGCGTCGATTCGTATTCGATATGGGAATCATCGAAGAAGATGTTCCCACCTAGGAGTTCGTCCTCTGGACCCATCTCTTCCGCGCAATTTCTATGAACCTGCATACCAACGCTTACTTTATTTGTTTTCAGGTTCACGACGAATTTGACATAGTCATCAAAATGACGAGGGCTGAGCTGCTTCAGCCAATCCATATTAACATTGTCAGTCAGAATAATGCCCAGCTTGCCGGCTTCGGTGCTCACGTTGTTCATGGGGGGCCTCCATGCAACCGCTGAGATAAAAAGAGCTCCCAATACTATATTGAGAGCTCGTTGTTCTTGGTCGCGGGGGCTGGATTTGAACCAACGACCTCCGGGTTATGAGCCCGGCGAGCTACCAGACTGCTC is part of the Coriobacteriia bacterium genome and harbors:
- a CDS encoding toxin-antitoxin system toxin subunit: MDEIRLMIEPLLLKYNMASASLFGSYARGNADESSDIDVLLVGNEGFKALGIFGLAEELHRISGKQVDVYELSELDSGSFRDTVLREAVAL